The stretch of DNA GTAGTCGACGTTGGAGATGCCGTTGACGAACAGGTTCGGGTCGTAGCCCGGCAGGCTGACCATGCCCAGCACCGCGCCGGTGCGCGGATCGAGCGCAACGGCCGATCCGTCCATGTCGCCGAAGGCGGTGACCATCGCCTGCTGCAGGTCCAGGTCGATGCTCAGGCGCAGGTCGGCGCCCGGCGTGGCGGGCACATGGCCGACCTGGCGCATCGGCCGGCCGTCGACGTTGGTCTCGATCTGTTCGTAGCCGACCTTGCCGCGCAGCGCTTCCTCGTAATAGCGCTCCAGCCCGGTCTTGCCGATGTGGGTCAGCGCCGCGCCGCCCTCGCCGAGGGCCTTGAGGTCGTCGGCGTCGATGCGCGCGACGTAGCCGATCACGTGCGAGAACAGGTCGCCGTACATGTAACGGCGATTGAGGTAGGACACCAGGTCGATGCCGGGATAGCGCCAGCGGTCGACGGCGAAGCGCGCGGCCTCCTCCTCGCTCACCCGCAGCTTCAGCGTGATCGGCTTGAAGCCGCGGGTGGCGCGGCGCTCGTCCTCGAAGCGGGCGATGTCCTCGGGCGACAGCGCGATGACCTTGGCCAAGTCCGGCAGCCAGGTTTCTGTCTTGCCGGCTTCGAACGGCGTCACTTCGATGCGGTACGCCGGCACGTTGTCGGCCAGCACCCGGCCCTTGCGATCGAGGATCAGGCCGCGACCGGGCACCACCGGCCGCAGCTTGATGCGGTTGGCTTCCGAGCGCGTCGCATAGTCGGCGTGCTGCCACACCTGCAGGCGGAAGTACCACAGCCCCAGGCCGGCCAGCGCCAGCAACACGCAGGTGAAGGCGATGGCGGAGCGCAGACGGAACTGGTTGGCTTCGGCTGCGGCGTTCTTGAGGACGCGACGACGCGGACCCATCGTCAACGCCCCCGCCAGCGGCCCAGTCGCAGCGAGTCCAGGCCCACGAACAGCAGCGGCCACAGCAGCATGCCGGCCAGCGGCGCCAACCAGGACGAGGCCGGCATCGTCGGCTCGCCCACCGCGATATGGATCGCGGCGGTGACGATGCGGTCGTTGAGCAGCAGGCCACCGATGGCCAGGGCCTGCTGCGACATCGGGAAGAAGCGCAGGCGCGCGCGGAAACGCTGCAGGATGTAGGCCATCACCACCAGCCGCAGCGCCTGTTCGCCGAACAGGCCGCCGTAGACCAGGTCACCGGCCAGGCCGATGAGGAAGGCCACGCCCAGGCCGATGTGGTCGGGATCCTCGATCACCCAGTAGGCCAGCACCAGCGCCAGCCAGTAGGGGCGCAGCGGCTGCAGGGTCGGCGGCAGCGGCAGCAGGCCCAGGATCAGCGCGACGACCAGGCTCAGCGGCAATACCCATTGCGGACGGACGCGGGTCATCGGCGCGGCTCCGTCGGTGCAGCGGGTTGCGCGGGAGGCTTGTTCGCAGCCGGCGCTTGCGCGTCGGGCTTGGCTGGCGTCGATGCCGGCGCTTGCGTGCCGGGCTTGGCCGGCGTCGTTGCCGGTGCCGGCGAGGCTTGCGTGGTGGCGGCTGCGCCCGGCAATGCCGCAGTACCCTGCCCGACCGCGATGGCGGCACCCGAGGGCGCGCTCATCGCCGGCGAGGTCGTGGCATTGAATGCGGTCGCGCCGGGAAGCGGGCTGGGCTGGTTCAGCAGGACCAGCACTTCGCGGCCGCGGTCGAGCTGCGCCGCGGGAGTGACTTCACCAATCAGGAATGCGCGGCTGTCGTCGGGACGCAGCGAGGCGATCGTGCCGACCGGGAAGCCCGGGGCGAAACGCCCGCCCAGGCCGGAAGTGACCAGCACGTCGCCGACCTTGATGTCGCTCGACAGCGGCACGCTCGGCACGCGCAGCAGGTCGCTGCGGCCCTCGCCGTAAACCACCAGGCGTACGCCGTTGCGCGCCACCGCCACCGGGACGGCATGCGAAGGGTCAGTCAGCAGCAGCACATTGGCGTACATCGGCGTTACCGCAATGATCTGCCCAAGCAGGCCGCCTGCGTCGATCACGCTCTGTCCGACCTGCACGCCGTCGCGGCTGCCGGCATCGAGCACCAGGCGCTGGCGGGTCGGGTCGAGGTCGATATCGAGCACCGGCGAGAGCACCACGTCGAGCTTGCC from Lysobacter arenosi encodes:
- the mreD gene encoding rod shape-determining protein MreD translates to MTRVRPQWVLPLSLVVALILGLLPLPPTLQPLRPYWLALVLAYWVIEDPDHIGLGVAFLIGLAGDLVYGGLFGEQALRLVVMAYILQRFRARLRFFPMSQQALAIGGLLLNDRIVTAAIHIAVGEPTMPASSWLAPLAGMLLWPLLFVGLDSLRLGRWRGR
- the mreC gene encoding rod shape-determining protein MreC — its product is MPSYAGPPTAARTGDVAGTLKLLAYLALAVTLIMLDHRGGWLSQVRRQATLLVQPLWMVAGWPGQMVERISDDAGTLTQLTAENRRLRNDLMLNQARMARLQTLAADNARLRGLLDAAERGKLDVVLSPVLDIDLDPTRQRLVLDAGSRDGVQVGQSVIDAGGLLGQIIAVTPMYANVLLLTDPSHAVPVAVARNGVRLVVYGEGRSDLLRVPSVPLSSDIKVGDVLVTSGLGGRFAPGFPVGTIASLRPDDSRAFLIGEVTPAAQLDRGREVLVLLNQPSPLPGATAFNATTSPAMSAPSGAAIAVGQGTAALPGAAATTQASPAPATTPAKPGTQAPASTPAKPDAQAPAANKPPAQPAAPTEPRR